The Pseudomonas sp. DG56-2 genome contains a region encoding:
- a CDS encoding Hpt domain-containing protein: protein MAERHDTVALAWVKGAIADCLAQARLALEHFCAEPGDEEDLVGFIDNLHQVRGCLVMLELSGAALLAEELEQLGMALREKRVAQRGEALGALFRGLEQLPLYLDRLRSARRDLPLVVLPVLNQLRAERGVEPLGQGSLFGAAPAAAEELANLDLSLGSLRERLQAGPDRDALRSVVAALCEDLMRAKERLDLFVRGDRRRLDDLQPLLAPLRQIADTLAVLNFNQPRRVIIEQVLVLQSLAQGQCAPDDALLMDVAGALLYVEATLAGMVGPLEQHASQSPLPGTDLAEIRQLVLEEAYSVLQQVKDQIGDCLDAGWQPQRLLVLPGLLQQIRGALAMLMLPRPATLFGHCGEYMHTHMLGATPPDAAALAHLADALSACECYLQWLIADPQANPWRFLDAAQASLAALGYAPEPDPEPEQVQVQSAVAEPQVVDDELREVFLEEADELLPQLNEQWLRWQADTTDRDALVELRRGLHTLKGSGRMVAAQGLAELAWAAEHFLNRVLEGRVEIGAAPLASLQQALDLIPGLLAAFANEQVQAPKDVEQLALRLHALAMNDAPHEPETRDTIDPQLLEIFRAEALLHLASLERFLQAADQHLPQPVSDSLQRAFHTLKGSAAMAGVTAIAELAAALDLLAREFKAHQLAFDLEEIYLLESAEPLLRRGLEQLSRAPLAPISGAWTLIEEIHQVVEARLSALQQAHNSGGLIKRDPQLIASFLAQGMDILLDAESLLLRWQEHPGERQELSALLDELTTLGQSAHLADLWQVDELCEALLDLYGAVEESSLAVSARFFEQAQHAHEALIDMLDQLAAGQEVAPRPERLEALRELLDEALAPDATGLISHQDGQARIADLGAATAALALDPAVVELFLEEASDVLKSANQALDRWFADADNASALSSLQRDLQTLKGGAQMAGIGVVEVLAQELELMYEGLVDRRFASSPELFALLKRSHAKLARMFEQLQAGQSSSTTVELLAALREYRHSAPPAVAVDKVPDPVQDAGDKELLEIFLEESSDIVESSGAALLRWQAEPRNGVEVENLLRDLHTLKGGARMVEIAPIGDLAHELEFLYELLAAGQLQPSAALFSLLQNCHDRLAHMLDAVRLQQPLHAATALIDYIRNFSSAALADTAAHHAQLEVAPVETPVAMPERGPADMVKVASELLDDLGNLASEHSIIRGRIEQQVNDAQVALNEMETTLERMRDQLRRLDIETQGRILSRQHGDGDGQVYDDFDPLEMDRHSQLQQLSRALFESASDLLDLKETLTVRAQDAQSLLQQQGRVNSELQEGLMSTRMVPFERLVPRLQRVVRQVASELDKQVELVVGNAEGEMDRSVLERMVAPLEHMLRNAVDHGLESREIRRAAGKPEQGLISLSLLHEGADIVIEMTDDGAGVSLDAVRRKAIKRGLLDPAAALSDHEIMQFILQPGFSTAEKITQISGRGLGMDVVHEEVKQLGGSMVIESNPGKGARFQIRLPFTVSVNRALMVHYGEEQYAVPLNTIEGIVRVPPAELEACYQLDPPRYEYAGHRYELRYLAELLQGAVQPRLLGQSLPLPVLLVHSHDQQFAIQVDSLAASREIVVKSLGPQFASVQGLSGATLLGDGRVVLILDLLGQLRGLQLRHAQQASSAARILAPQVGQVPKRSLLVMVVDDSVTVRKVTGRLLERHGMNVLTAKDGVDAMALLQEHRPDVLLLDIEMPRMDGFEVATQIRQDPELKDLPIIMITSRTGQKHRDRAMSIGVNDYLGKPYQESVLLQSIAFWSTRHA, encoded by the coding sequence ATGGCTGAGCGGCACGATACGGTGGCCCTGGCCTGGGTCAAGGGCGCCATTGCTGACTGTCTGGCCCAGGCGCGCCTGGCGCTGGAGCATTTTTGCGCCGAGCCCGGCGATGAAGAGGACCTGGTCGGTTTTATCGACAACCTGCATCAGGTGCGTGGCTGTCTGGTGATGCTGGAGCTCAGTGGTGCCGCACTGCTCGCCGAAGAGCTGGAGCAGTTGGGTATGGCCCTGAGGGAAAAGCGCGTCGCCCAGCGCGGAGAGGCCCTCGGCGCCTTGTTTCGCGGCTTGGAGCAATTGCCGCTGTATCTGGATCGGCTGCGCAGCGCCCGGCGTGACTTGCCGTTGGTAGTGTTGCCCGTGCTGAATCAACTGCGCGCCGAACGCGGCGTTGAACCGTTGGGCCAAGGCAGCCTTTTTGGCGCAGCACCAGCAGCGGCCGAGGAGCTAGCCAATCTCGACTTGTCGTTGGGCTCTTTGCGCGAGCGTCTGCAAGCGGGGCCCGACCGCGATGCCTTGCGCTCGGTGGTGGCAGCGCTGTGCGAAGACTTGATGCGGGCCAAGGAGCGTCTCGACCTGTTTGTGCGCGGCGATCGTCGACGCCTGGACGACCTGCAGCCTTTGCTTGCTCCGCTGCGCCAGATCGCCGATACCCTGGCTGTGCTCAATTTCAACCAGCCCCGGCGAGTCATCATCGAACAGGTGCTGGTACTGCAGAGCCTGGCCCAGGGCCAATGCGCACCGGACGATGCGCTGTTAATGGATGTCGCCGGGGCATTGCTGTATGTCGAGGCCACCCTGGCGGGTATGGTTGGCCCGCTGGAACAGCACGCTAGCCAGAGCCCGTTGCCCGGCACCGATCTGGCCGAAATCCGCCAATTGGTCCTCGAAGAAGCGTATTCGGTCTTGCAGCAGGTCAAGGATCAGATCGGCGATTGCCTCGATGCCGGCTGGCAGCCTCAGCGACTGCTGGTGCTACCGGGGCTGCTGCAGCAGATCCGCGGGGCGCTGGCGATGCTCATGCTGCCGCGACCTGCCACTTTGTTCGGTCATTGTGGCGAGTACATGCACACCCATATGCTCGGTGCCACGCCGCCTGATGCCGCGGCTCTGGCACACCTGGCGGATGCGTTGAGTGCCTGCGAGTGCTATCTGCAATGGTTGATTGCGGATCCGCAGGCCAACCCCTGGCGCTTTCTCGACGCCGCCCAGGCCAGCCTGGCGGCGCTGGGCTATGCCCCCGAGCCAGACCCCGAGCCGGAACAGGTTCAGGTCCAGTCAGCGGTTGCTGAGCCGCAAGTTGTGGATGACGAGTTACGCGAAGTATTCCTTGAAGAAGCTGATGAGCTGTTGCCTCAGCTGAATGAACAATGGCTGCGCTGGCAGGCAGACACGACCGACCGCGATGCCCTGGTAGAACTGCGCCGCGGCTTGCATACGCTCAAGGGTAGCGGACGTATGGTTGCGGCCCAAGGCTTGGCAGAGTTGGCCTGGGCGGCAGAGCACTTTCTTAATCGGGTGCTTGAAGGGCGTGTCGAAATCGGCGCTGCACCGCTGGCCAGTTTGCAGCAAGCCTTGGATTTGATTCCCGGGCTGCTCGCAGCCTTTGCCAACGAGCAGGTGCAGGCGCCTAAGGATGTCGAGCAGTTGGCATTGCGTCTGCACGCGCTGGCCATGAACGACGCGCCTCATGAGCCTGAGACCCGCGATACGATCGATCCGCAGTTGCTGGAGATTTTCCGCGCTGAGGCACTGCTCCACTTGGCCAGCCTCGAGCGTTTTTTGCAGGCTGCTGACCAGCATTTGCCTCAGCCGGTCAGTGACAGCCTGCAGCGCGCGTTTCATACCCTCAAGGGCAGCGCGGCCATGGCCGGAGTCACCGCAATCGCCGAACTGGCCGCTGCGCTCGACCTGCTCGCACGCGAATTCAAGGCCCATCAACTGGCCTTTGACCTTGAAGAAATTTATCTGCTGGAAAGCGCCGAGCCCTTGTTGCGTCGCGGCCTTGAGCAGTTGTCTCGCGCGCCCTTGGCGCCGATTAGCGGCGCCTGGACGCTGATCGAGGAAATCCATCAAGTGGTTGAGGCGCGGTTGTCGGCCTTGCAGCAGGCGCACAACAGCGGTGGGCTGATCAAGCGCGATCCGCAACTGATTGCCAGCTTCCTGGCTCAGGGCATGGATATTCTGCTCGATGCCGAATCGCTGTTATTGCGCTGGCAGGAACATCCCGGTGAACGCCAGGAATTGAGTGCACTACTTGATGAGCTGACCACGTTGGGGCAGAGCGCTCACCTGGCTGATCTCTGGCAAGTGGATGAGCTTTGCGAAGCGTTACTGGACCTGTATGGCGCAGTAGAGGAAAGCAGCCTGGCGGTCAGTGCACGCTTTTTCGAGCAGGCGCAGCATGCCCACGAGGCGCTGATCGATATGCTCGACCAGCTTGCAGCCGGCCAAGAGGTGGCCCCGCGTCCGGAGCGCCTTGAGGCGTTGCGTGAGCTTCTCGATGAAGCGTTGGCACCCGATGCTACTGGTTTGATCAGCCATCAAGATGGACAGGCCCGGATTGCCGATCTCGGTGCGGCTACAGCAGCGCTGGCGCTGGATCCGGCGGTAGTCGAGCTGTTTCTCGAAGAGGCCAGCGATGTGCTGAAAAGCGCCAACCAGGCGCTCGACCGTTGGTTTGCCGATGCCGACAATGCTTCGGCGCTTTCTTCTTTGCAGCGTGATCTGCAGACCCTCAAGGGCGGGGCGCAGATGGCGGGTATTGGCGTGGTCGAAGTGCTCGCTCAAGAGCTTGAGCTGATGTACGAAGGTCTGGTGGATCGACGCTTTGCCTCGTCCCCTGAGCTGTTCGCCTTGCTCAAGCGTAGTCATGCCAAATTGGCCCGCATGTTCGAGCAGCTGCAGGCTGGTCAATCGTCTTCGACAACCGTCGAGTTGCTGGCGGCGCTGCGCGAGTATCGACACAGTGCGCCACCTGCGGTCGCTGTCGATAAAGTGCCAGACCCGGTTCAGGACGCAGGAGACAAGGAGCTTCTGGAGATATTCCTGGAAGAAAGCTCTGACATTGTCGAAAGCTCTGGTGCCGCACTGTTGCGCTGGCAAGCCGAGCCTCGCAATGGAGTTGAGGTGGAGAACCTGTTGCGCGACTTGCACACCCTCAAGGGTGGTGCGCGTATGGTTGAAATCGCCCCCATTGGTGACCTGGCCCATGAACTGGAGTTTCTCTACGAATTGCTGGCGGCTGGCCAGCTGCAGCCCAGTGCGGCGCTGTTCAGTCTGCTACAGAACTGTCATGACCGCCTTGCGCATATGCTTGATGCAGTGCGCCTGCAACAGCCACTCCATGCCGCTACAGCGCTGATCGACTACATCCGCAACTTCAGCAGTGCAGCGCTGGCAGACACCGCTGCGCATCATGCGCAGCTTGAAGTCGCTCCCGTTGAAACACCCGTGGCAATGCCCGAACGCGGCCCGGCGGATATGGTTAAAGTGGCCTCCGAGCTGCTTGATGACTTGGGTAACCTGGCCAGCGAGCATTCAATCATTCGCGGGCGTATCGAGCAGCAGGTCAATGACGCGCAAGTGGCATTGAACGAGATGGAAACCACGCTGGAGCGCATGCGCGACCAGTTGCGCCGGCTGGACATCGAAACCCAGGGGCGAATTCTCAGCCGTCAACACGGTGACGGCGATGGTCAGGTCTACGACGATTTCGACCCCTTGGAAATGGATCGTCATTCACAGCTGCAGCAGCTGTCACGCGCCTTGTTCGAATCGGCGTCCGACTTGCTCGACCTCAAGGAAACCCTGACTGTGCGCGCTCAGGATGCGCAGAGCCTGTTGCAGCAGCAAGGGCGGGTCAACAGCGAGCTGCAAGAAGGTTTGATGAGCACGCGCATGGTGCCTTTCGAGCGGCTGGTGCCTCGATTGCAGCGCGTAGTGAGGCAGGTCGCCAGTGAGTTGGACAAACAGGTCGAGTTGGTGGTCGGCAATGCCGAAGGCGAGATGGACCGCAGCGTGCTGGAACGGATGGTGGCACCGCTCGAACATATGCTGCGCAATGCCGTCGACCATGGCCTGGAGTCTCGGGAAATACGGCGTGCTGCAGGCAAGCCGGAGCAAGGCCTGATCTCGCTGAGCTTGTTGCACGAGGGTGCCGACATCGTCATCGAGATGACCGACGACGGTGCCGGTGTTTCGCTGGACGCTGTGCGGCGCAAGGCGATCAAACGCGGCCTGCTCGATCCTGCGGCAGCACTCAGCGATCATGAAATCATGCAGTTCATCCTTCAGCCAGGATTCTCCACGGCTGAGAAAATTACCCAGATTTCCGGGCGCGGCCTGGGCATGGACGTGGTCCATGAAGAGGTCAAGCAGTTGGGTGGTTCGATGGTTATCGAATCCAATCCAGGCAAGGGGGCACGCTTTCAGATTCGCCTGCCATTCACCGTATCGGTGAACCGGGCCTTGATGGTGCACTACGGCGAGGAACAGTATGCAGTGCCGCTCAATACCATCGAGGGCATCGTGCGCGTGCCGCCTGCCGAGCTGGAAGCGTGCTACCAGCTTGATCCACCGCGTTATGAATACGCCGGGCATCGATACGAACTGCGCTACCTCGCAGAGTTGTTGCAAGGGGCTGTGCAACCACGCCTGCTGGGGCAGAGCCTGCCCTTGCCCGTGTTGCTGGTGCACTCCCATGATCAGCAGTTTGCGATCCAGGTCGACAGCCTGGCGGCCAGTCGCGAGATTGTAGTCAAGAGCCTGGGGCCGCAGTTTGCCAGCGTCCAGGGATTATCCGGGGCGACTTTGCTGGGCGACGGCCGGGTTGTGTTGATTCTGGATCTGCTCGGGCAACTTCGCGGTTTGCAACTGCGCCATGCCCAGCAGGCAAGCAGTGCTGCGCGCATCCTTGCGCCGCAGGTCGGGCAGGTGCCAAAGCGATCGTTGCTGGTGATGGTCGTCGATGACTCTGTGACGGTGCGCAAGGTTACTGGCCGACTGCTCGAACGCCATGGCATGAACGTACTCACCGCCAAGGATGGCGTCGATGCAATGGCGCTGTTGCAGGAGCATCGACCGGACGTCCTGCTGCTGGATATCGAGATGCCGCGCATGGATGGTTTCGAAGTCGCCACGCAGATTCGCCAGGATCCGGAGCTCAAGGACCTGCCGATCATCATGATCACCTCGCGAACCGGACAAAAGCACCGCGACCGGGCCATGTCCATCGGCGTCAACGATTACCTGGGCAAACCCTACCAGGAGTCGGTACTGCTGCAGAGTATTGCGTTTTGGAGTACCCGCCATGCTTGA